From Propionispora vibrioides, one genomic window encodes:
- a CDS encoding UbiX family flavin prenyltransferase, protein MRLIVGISGASGVIMGYYLLKALRQIPDMEVHVVVTEGAAKTFEYETELSVAEVTALADVVHDHTNMAASISSGSFKTDGMIIIPCSMKTAAGIAAGFATNLLLRAADVCIKEGRKVVIVPREMPLSRIHLRNIKELSDCGCVVIPPVLTFYNGAQSVEKQIQHIIGKILMQFGIDYKEFVPWEGAE, encoded by the coding sequence ATGCGTTTAATCGTAGGTATTTCCGGAGCCAGTGGTGTTATTATGGGCTATTATCTGTTGAAAGCTTTACGGCAGATTCCGGACATGGAGGTGCATGTGGTGGTTACCGAAGGGGCGGCGAAGACTTTTGAGTACGAAACCGAGCTGTCGGTGGCGGAAGTAACAGCCTTGGCCGATGTGGTACATGATCACACCAATATGGCAGCCAGCATTTCCAGTGGCTCTTTTAAAACGGACGGCATGATCATCATTCCCTGCAGTATGAAAACGGCAGCGGGTATCGCTGCCGGTTTTGCGACCAATTTGCTGCTGCGGGCCGCTGACGTATGCATCAAGGAAGGGCGCAAGGTGGTGATTGTGCCGCGCGAAATGCCGCTGAGCCGGATTCATCTGCGCAATATCAAGGAGCTGTCCGATTGCGGCTGTGTGGTCATTCCGCCGGTTTTGACCTTTTACAATGGCGCTCAGTCCGTGGAAAAGCAGATTCAGCATATTATCGGCAAGATATTAATGCAGTTTGGGATAGATTACAAAGAGTTTGTGCCATGGGAAGGGGCGGAATGA
- a CDS encoding ImmA/IrrE family metallo-endopeptidase: MIKDTVEKLINKYKTNSPFILAHKLKVNIIYENLGETMGYFTNDYRIKFIHINNTLSEDECRFTCAHELGHAILHPNVNTPFLKRYTLYSIDRIERQANAFAVELLMPDKLLHEHPECSFYDIAGRVGIPPKLVVLKKQ, encoded by the coding sequence ATGATAAAGGATACTGTAGAAAAACTAATAAATAAGTATAAAACAAATTCCCCCTTTATACTGGCCCATAAATTAAAAGTTAACATCATATATGAAAATTTAGGGGAAACCATGGGCTATTTCACTAACGATTATAGAATTAAGTTCATCCATATCAATAACACACTTTCCGAAGATGAGTGTCGCTTTACCTGCGCTCATGAACTTGGACATGCAATACTACATCCAAACGTTAATACCCCCTTTTTAAAACGCTACACGTTATATTCTATAGATCGTATCGAAAGGCAAGCCAATGCATTCGCAGTTGAATTACTTATGCCAGACAAACTACTTCATGAGCATCCAGAATGCAGTTTTTATGATATAGCCGGACGTGTTGGCATCCCCCCAAAACTGGTAGTTTTAAAGAAGCAATAA
- a CDS encoding helix-turn-helix domain-containing protein: MSDLGNKEIMSKNLKFYMEKYKKDRNQVCNDLGFKYSTFTDWVNGNKYPRIDKIEMLANYFGIQKSDLIEEKKETASLPPLTAKDEHSIQKRLESLLTDLMPGNSAIAYYDGEEPMSEDDKELLRISLENTLRLAKQMAKQKFTPKKYRK, encoded by the coding sequence ATGAGCGACTTAGGAAATAAAGAAATTATGTCAAAAAACCTTAAATTCTACATGGAAAAATACAAGAAAGACCGAAACCAGGTTTGCAATGATTTGGGATTTAAGTATTCTACTTTTACAGACTGGGTAAACGGAAATAAATACCCCCGTATAGACAAAATTGAGATGTTAGCAAATTATTTTGGTATTCAAAAGTCAGACCTAATTGAAGAAAAGAAAGAAACCGCCTCTCTCCCTCCCCTTACAGCTAAAGATGAACACAGTATCCAAAAAAGGCTCGAATCTCTTCTGACTGACCTCATGCCCGGAAATAGTGCGATAGCCTACTACGATGGAGAGGAACCTATGTCTGAAGACGACAAGGAATTACTCCGCATTTCTTTGGAAAATACCTTAAGACTTGCAAAACAAATGGCAAAGCAGAAATTTACCCCAAAAAAATACAGGAAATAG
- a CDS encoding peptidoglycan recognition protein family protein encodes MYKVTLEELKQLALKAKNDLWALARANDRDVKVYLHWSAGHYGQFFSDYHINIDKDGSVYMSTNDLATVLAHTWRRNSGAIGVSLAACYDATTQNWGPEPPTVAQIEAMAQVVCVLANALDLTIDYDRVMTHAEAANEDGYGPQQTWERWDLWILPGVSLGEGGNIIRGKANWYRQNGVT; translated from the coding sequence GTGTACAAGGTAACATTGGAGGAACTAAAACAACTGGCTTTAAAGGCCAAGAATGATTTATGGGCGCTGGCCCGGGCGAATGATCGAGATGTGAAGGTTTACCTCCATTGGTCTGCCGGCCATTATGGGCAGTTTTTCAGCGACTACCATATCAATATTGACAAGGATGGCAGCGTATATATGAGCACTAATGACCTGGCAACTGTACTGGCCCATACATGGCGCCGTAATTCTGGGGCGATTGGCGTATCCCTTGCGGCTTGCTACGATGCAACGACTCAAAACTGGGGGCCGGAACCGCCGACAGTCGCACAAATTGAGGCCATGGCCCAGGTGGTTTGTGTCTTGGCGAATGCATTGGATCTCACAATTGATTATGACCGGGTTATGACTCACGCGGAAGCAGCCAATGAGGATGGTTACGGCCCACAGCAAACATGGGAACGCTGGGACCTGTGGATTCTACCAGGTGTCAGCCTCGGCGAGGGTGGCAATATTATCCGCGGCAAAGCGAATTGGTATCGACAAAACGGTGTGACCTGA